The genomic interval CCGCCGCCCCCGCACCGGCGCCCGCCGGTAAGGCCACCACGCCGGCCGCCCCCGGCAAGCCGGCCCAGGCAGTGAACGTGATGTTCAGCGGCGCCTCCTGGACCCGCGTGACCGACGCGGCGGGACGCGTGCTGTACCAGGGCACCCCGCCCGCCGGGACCGTCAAGGGCTTCCCGAAAGGCGTGACCATCCGCACCGGGAACGCCGGGGCCGTGAAGGTCGGCGTGAACGGCGCTGCGCCCGCCCCGCTCGGGCAGGCCGGGCAGGTCGTGACCCGCAGCTTCTGAAACCCGGCGGGACGGGGGGGCGAACGGTGAACGCCGTCGCCCCCCCGTTCCATCCGGGCTGACTGTGATCCGGCCGCCGGTGGTGCGGCGCGCCCGTCGCCGGCCCGGGCCGGTGCCGTACAGTGAAAGGAACGTGACCCCTCTCCCCTCCCCCCGACCGGACATCCTTCCGCTGAACGCCTTCCAGTACGCCTGGCGCAACCCCTGGCTCCGCCTGACCGTCTTCCTGCTGCTCGCATACCTGACGTACCGGCTGGTCGGTCAGATCCGGTCCGTGCTGATCGATTTCGCCGTCGCCTTCCTGATCGCCTACCTGGCCAACCCGCTGCTCAACTGGCTGGAGCGCGGCCGGGTCAAACGCGGACTGGGCGTGTTCTTCGTGGTGCTGGCCTTCCTGGCGCTGCTGGGACTGGCGGGCGTACTGCTGGCGACGATCTCCGGGCAGCTGGTGACCCTGCTGCAGAAACTGCCGGAGCAGATCGGCACCCTGGGAGACACCCTGGACCGCATGACCCGCTGGCTGAGCAACCTGGGCGTGCCGGGCCTGGGCAACACCCGCGCCCAGCTGATCGAGGCGGCCCAGAAGTACGTGCAGAACATTGGTCAGAACCTGATGCCGATCCTGCAGCGGGGCCTGAGTTCCACCGGTTCGATTCTCAGCGGCCTGCTGTCCATCGGGGGGGTGGTCGGGCAGGTGCTGCTGATCCTGCTGCTGAGCATCTACCTGATGCTGGACTACAGCCGCGTGAACGCCACGCTGCTGGGCGTGTTCCCGCGCCCCTGGCAGCCGCGCGTGCTGGAGGTCAGTGACCTGATCGGCACGGCTGTCGGCGGGTACGTGCGCGGCCAGCTGGTGATCGCCACGTTCATCGGGGTGTTCGTGTGGCTGGGACTCACGGTCATCGGCATTCCCAGCGCGGCGGCCATCGGCTTCCTGGCGGGTGCGTTCAACATCGTGCCGTACCTGGGGCCGATCATCGGGGCGCTCCCGGCCATCCTGCTGGCGCTCACGCTGCCCGGCGCGCTGCTGAAAATTCTGGTCGTGGTGGGCATCTTCGTGCTGGCCAACCAGATCGAGGGGAACTTCCTGAGCCCGTACATCCTGTCGCGCACCACTGACCTTCACCCGATCACGGTACTGGTGGCGATCCTGGTGGGTGTGGCGCTGCTGGGCTTCGCGGGGGCGTTGCTGGCCGTGCCGACCGTGGCGCTGGGAAAACTGCTGCTGCAGCGGTACTACTACCCCAGCCGCGTGTACACCGAAGGCCCCTGATACGGACTCGCAGAGCTGCCCCGCAGAGTGGGAGCGAAACGGGGTCCGGGCGTGGCGTTGGTAACCCGGTGGTGTTCCGGGTTGTTACCGAACCAGACGGAATCCGGATGACGCCTCCATTCTCTGCTTCGCAGCGGTTGCGGTCCGTCCTGCCCGTCAACCTTCACTCGCTCTCCTGGGGCGCTTGACAGGTCTGCCCGGCCATACAGCCTGCCTGTTTATGGCACCTGCTTCACAACAGCAGGAACCCCGCCACGGGGGCGGGGTTCCTGGCCTGGGTCCCGGGTGGGATCAGACGAGTTCGATCAGGGCCATGGTGACGCCGTCACCGCGGCGGGTGCCGACGCGCAGGATGCGGGTGTAGCCACCGGGACGCTCGGCGTACTTGGGGGCCACTTCGTCCATGACTTTACGCAGCACGTCGTTGTCGTGGATGTCGCGGGCCACCAGGCGGCGGGCGTGCAGGTCGCCGCCCTTGGCGGTGGTGATCAGTTTCTCGACGTAGGGGCGAAGCTCCTTGGCCTTGGTGAGGGTCGTCTGGATGCGACCTTCACGCAGCAGGGCCGTCGCCTGGGCGCGGGCCAGGGCGGTGCGGCTGCTGCTGTTGCGGTTGAGCTTGCGACCGGATTTACCGTGACGCATGGTGATTCTCCTTTGGGGTCAGTCGGCTCAGTCGCGCAGGGCGAGGCCGAACTGGGCGAGTTGCTGCTTGATTTCGTCCAGGCTGCGCTCGCCGATACCGGGGACCTTCTTCAGGTCGCGGTCGGAGAGGGCGCACAGGGCGTCCACGCTGTCGATGCCTTCTTCCTTGAGGGAGTGCAGCACGCGGGTCGTGAGACCCAGACCTTCGAGGGTCACGCGGGGTGAGTCCATCTCGGCGGGGTAATCGCCGGGGTTCAGGTTCAGCGAGGAGGTCTGGGGGGGCAGGTCGTACACGTTCGGCGCGGCGGGCGCGGGGGTGTAGACCGGCTGCTGGTACTCGGGGGTGGCGGCGGGGAGGGTTTCCACGTTGCCGAACACCGTGAGTTCATCGCGGAGGATCTCCACGCTCTTGTCCAGTGCGTCCTGGGGACTGACGCTACCGTCGGTCCAGACGCGCAGGATCAGGCGGTCCAGGTCGGTCTGCTGACCGACGCGGGTGTTTTCCACGTGGTACGCCACGCGGCGCACCGGGGAGAACACGGCGTCCACCGGAATGGAGTTGATGCGGTCCTTGGTGGCGTGCTTGTCGGCGGGAACGTATCCTTCGCCTTCCTCGACACGCACTTCCATGACCAGTTTGCCGTCCTCTGCGAGGTTGGCAATCACCAGGTCAGGGTTGACGATCTCAGCGTCGCTGGGGACCTCGAAGGCGCTGGCCCGCACGACGCCTTCGCCCTGCGCGCGCAGGGTCAGGGTCTTGGGGCCGCTCGCGTGGAATTTCACGACGAGCTCCTTGAGGTTCAGGATCATCTGGATCACGTCTTCCTTAACGCCAGGAATCGTGGAGAACTCGTGCAGGACGTCCTCGATGTACACGCTGGTGACAGCCGTGCCGGGGATCGAGGACATCAGGATGCGCCGGATGGGGTTCCCGATGGTGACGCCGTAACCGCGCGTGAGCGGTTCCAGGACGAACTCGCCGTAATCGCCGTCCACGCGGGCCTTGAGTTGAGGGCGCTTTTGATCCACTGGGGCCTCCTGATTTAGCGCGAGTAGTACTCGATGATGAAGTTCTCGTTGATGGGAAGGGCGAGGTCTTCACGCGCGGGGAGGCGGGAGAAGGTACCCTTGAAGTTCTCGGCGTCCAGTTCGACCCAGGGGCTGACGCGGCGGCGCTTCTGCGCTTCCATGTTCTCCTGGATGAAGCCGATCTTGCGGCCGAGTTCGGACACGCTGATCTCGTCGCCGATCTTGACGCGGTAGCTGGCGATGTCGACCTTCTTGCCGTTGACCAGGATGTGACCGTGGCCGACGAACTGACGGGCCTGCCGGCGGGTGCTGGCGAAGCCCATGCGGAAGACGACGTTGTCCAGGCGGCGTTCCAGCAGCTGCAGGAACACGGTGCCGGTCACGCCGGGAACGTTGGCCGCTTCCTCGAAGAGGTTACGGAACTGTTTTTCACCCATGCCGTACAGGCGGGCGAGTTTCTGCTTTTCGCGCAGTCGGACGCTGTAGTCGCTGGGGCGACCACGGCCGCGGCGCTGGCCGTGCTGGCCGGGCGCGTAGGGACGGCGGTCCAGGTACTTCTGGACTTTTTCGGTCTCCGCGAGGTTGATGCCTTCGCGGCGGCTCTGTTTGGTGATGGAACCACGGAAACGACCCATGTCTTAACTCTCCTTGCGGCGCGACTTCTGTGAAGTGCAGCCGGGTCTGCGGCCCTCTGTTGCCCGCCTCCGTTGCCTGTGGTGGGGCTTACGTCACCGGGAGGTGAGCGGTGGAGGCGGGGCAGGTGGGCGCGCGCGTGCGCTTTAGGCGCGGAACTTCTTCTTGGGGCGGCAGCCGTTGTGGGGGACGGGGGTGTCGTCCATGATGGACTTCACTTCGATCCCGCTGGCCTGGATGGCGCGGATGGCCTGCTCGCGGCCGGAGCCGGAGCCGCGCACGATCACGTCGACAATGTTCATGCCGAAGGTCTGCTGCGCTTTCTTCACCGCGTCGGCGGCGGCCAGCTGGGCGGCGTAGGGAGTGCCCTTCTTGCTGCCTTTGTAGCCGATCGTGCCGCCACTGCTCCAGGCAACGGAGTTGCCGTCGAGGTCAGTGATGGTGACGATGGTGTTGTTGTAGCTGGCGTGCACGTACGCGCGGCCAGCGCTGATGTTGCGCCGGGCGCGGCGCGGGGTCTTGCCTTTGGTACTCTTCGCCATGGCTTACTTCCTCGTCGCTTTCTTCTTGCCGGCGACGGTCTTGCGCGGCCCCTTGCGGGTACGGGCGTTCGTCTTGGTGCGCTGGCCGCGCACGGGCAGGCCGCGGCGGTGACGCAGGCCACGGTAGGCACCGATGTCCATCAGACGCTTGATGTTCTGACCGACTTCGCTGCGGAGGTCACCTTCGACCTTGTAGGTCTTCTCGATGGCTTCACGCAGGGTGCTCTGTTCCGCTTCGCTGAGGGTCTTGACGCGGGTGTCCGGGTTGATGCCGGTGGTCGCCAGGATTTCCTTGGAGCGGGTCAGGCCGATGCCGTAGATGTAGGTGAGCGCGATTTCGACGCGCTTTTCGCGGGGCAGGTCAACGCCAGCAATACGCGCCATGCTTAACCCTGCCTCTGCTTGTGCTTGACGTTGGTGCAGATGACCAGAACGCGCCCGTGGCGGCGGATCACCTTGCAGTTGTCGCACATCTTTTTGACACTGCTACGAACTTTCATGCTTCCTCCTCGCGCCGCCGCGCCCGCGCACCCCATCGTGGGTGCCTGGCTGGCAGCGCTCGACCCCCCTCCCACCTCTGGCAGGCGGGGAATCTGTGGGTACTTCGGCCTTCGGGCTTACTTGCGGTAGACGATCCGTCCGCGCGACGTGTCGTACGGACTGATTTCCAGAACCACACGGTCACCGGGCAGGATGCGGATGTAGTGAATGCGCATCTTGCCGCTGATGTAAGCCAGGAGATCGTGTCCTGTATCGAGCTTCACTCGGAAGGTCGTGTTCGGAAGTGCTTCCTCCACGACGCCCTCGGCCCGCACGGTATCGGACTCTTCCTTCTTACGCTTTTCCCGCTGTTCCGGCATTTTTCGTCTCGCCACGCAACCTCCAGGCTTGATACAAGCCAAACGTAAAGGTATCACGCGCTTCCCCGAAACAGCAAGCGTCCGTCCCGGGGGGGCCCGGACCAGCCAGTTACCCCGCCGCGACCGTTCGGCAATTCAGGACGGCAGGGGTGGGCTAGGTCATGCCGCGCACCTGCGCCTGCCCACCCCGCCCCGGCATGGCACGCTGAGACCATGCAGCCCCCAGCCACCCTGAGCGCCGCCCTGCGCCTGATCGCGCAGGCCCCGGCGCTGTGGCCCGGCTTCCACCCGCAGCGCACGCCCCTGCTGACCTTCGACGGCACGCACACCTGGCTGCACCAGTGCGCCCCCCCACCCGGACCGGGCTGGACCGCGCAACCGGACGGCTGGAGCTGGCCAGGCCGCCACCCCGACCTGAACGCGAACACCGCGCTCCCCCTGGGAGACGGCCGGTGGGCGGCGGGCGTGCTGCTGCCCAGCCTGGGCGAACCGGACGCCCGGACCCTGGCCGCCATCCTGATCCACGAGGCCTTTCACGCCTACCAGCACGCCACTCCCTCGGTCGCGTGGGAGGTGAGCGAACTGGACGCCCTCACCTACCCGGCCCACCCGGCCGTGCTGCACGCCCGCGCCGAGGAAACCCACTGCCTGCGCCGCGCCCTGCACGAACCCGACTGGCTCACCCCGGCCCGGCAGGCGCTGTCCTGGCGCGCGCAGCGACACGCCCT from Deinococcus depolymerans carries:
- a CDS encoding AI-2E family transporter, yielding MTPLPSPRPDILPLNAFQYAWRNPWLRLTVFLLLAYLTYRLVGQIRSVLIDFAVAFLIAYLANPLLNWLERGRVKRGLGVFFVVLAFLALLGLAGVLLATISGQLVTLLQKLPEQIGTLGDTLDRMTRWLSNLGVPGLGNTRAQLIEAAQKYVQNIGQNLMPILQRGLSSTGSILSGLLSIGGVVGQVLLILLLSIYLMLDYSRVNATLLGVFPRPWQPRVLEVSDLIGTAVGGYVRGQLVIATFIGVFVWLGLTVIGIPSAAAIGFLAGAFNIVPYLGPIIGALPAILLALTLPGALLKILVVVGIFVLANQIEGNFLSPYILSRTTDLHPITVLVAILVGVALLGFAGALLAVPTVALGKLLLQRYYYPSRVYTEGP
- the rplQ gene encoding 50S ribosomal protein L17, with amino-acid sequence MRHGKSGRKLNRNSSSRTALARAQATALLREGRIQTTLTKAKELRPYVEKLITTAKGGDLHARRLVARDIHDNDVLRKVMDEVAPKYAERPGGYTRILRVGTRRGDGVTMALIELV
- a CDS encoding DNA-directed RNA polymerase subunit alpha; this encodes MDQKRPQLKARVDGDYGEFVLEPLTRGYGVTIGNPIRRILMSSIPGTAVTSVYIEDVLHEFSTIPGVKEDVIQMILNLKELVVKFHASGPKTLTLRAQGEGVVRASAFEVPSDAEIVNPDLVIANLAEDGKLVMEVRVEEGEGYVPADKHATKDRINSIPVDAVFSPVRRVAYHVENTRVGQQTDLDRLILRVWTDGSVSPQDALDKSVEILRDELTVFGNVETLPAATPEYQQPVYTPAPAAPNVYDLPPQTSSLNLNPGDYPAEMDSPRVTLEGLGLTTRVLHSLKEEGIDSVDALCALSDRDLKKVPGIGERSLDEIKQQLAQFGLALRD
- the rpsD gene encoding 30S ribosomal protein S4, whose protein sequence is MGRFRGSITKQSRREGINLAETEKVQKYLDRRPYAPGQHGQRRGRGRPSDYSVRLREKQKLARLYGMGEKQFRNLFEEAANVPGVTGTVFLQLLERRLDNVVFRMGFASTRRQARQFVGHGHILVNGKKVDIASYRVKIGDEISVSELGRKIGFIQENMEAQKRRRVSPWVELDAENFKGTFSRLPAREDLALPINENFIIEYYSR
- the rpsK gene encoding 30S ribosomal protein S11 → MAKSTKGKTPRRARRNISAGRAYVHASYNNTIVTITDLDGNSVAWSSGGTIGYKGSKKGTPYAAQLAAADAVKKAQQTFGMNIVDVIVRGSGSGREQAIRAIQASGIEVKSIMDDTPVPHNGCRPKKKFRA
- the rpsM gene encoding 30S ribosomal protein S13, whose protein sequence is MARIAGVDLPREKRVEIALTYIYGIGLTRSKEILATTGINPDTRVKTLSEAEQSTLREAIEKTYKVEGDLRSEVGQNIKRLMDIGAYRGLRHRRGLPVRGQRTKTNARTRKGPRKTVAGKKKATRK
- the rpmJ gene encoding 50S ribosomal protein L36 — protein: MKVRSSVKKMCDNCKVIRRHGRVLVICTNVKHKQRQG
- the infA gene encoding translation initiation factor IF-1, which gives rise to MPEQREKRKKEESDTVRAEGVVEEALPNTTFRVKLDTGHDLLAYISGKMRIHYIRILPGDRVVLEISPYDTSRGRIVYRK